A genome region from Microplitis demolitor isolate Queensland-Clemson2020A chromosome 1, iyMicDemo2.1a, whole genome shotgun sequence includes the following:
- the LOC103571234 gene encoding ADP-ribosylation factor-like protein 5B gives MGLLFSKLWSLFGNEEHKIVMVGLDNAGKTTILYQFLMNEVVHTSPTIGSNVEEVVWKNIHFIMWDLGGQQSLRAAWSTYYSNTEFIIMVIDSTDRERLITIRDELYSMLNHEELSKANVLVYANKQDLKGSMSAAEISRQLDLTSIKKHQWHIQSCCALTGEGLYQGLEWIVGRLKKT, from the exons atgggTCTGCTATTTTCCAAGCTATGGAGTCTCTTTGGCAATGaag agcACAAGATAGTGATGGTCGGTTTAGACAATGCTGGAAAAACAACTATACTATACCAGTTTTTAATGAATGAAGTAGTTCATACCTCACCGACAATCGGATCAAATGTCGAAGAAGTTGTTTGGAAAAACATCCACTTCATAATGTGGGATTTGGGTGGTCAGCAGAGTTTGAGGGCAGCTTGGTCAACGTACTACAGTAATACGgagtttattattatggttATTGACAGTACAGATAGAGAAAGACTTATTACTATAAGGGATGAATTGTACTCGATGTTGAATCACGAGGAGTTGTCTAAAGCCAATGTCCTTGTTTACGCCAATAAACAAGATCTCAAGGGAAGCATGAGCGCTGCTGAGATATCCAGACAACTTGACTTGacgtcaattaaaaaacacCAGTGGCATATACAGAGCTGCTGTGCACTTACAGGCGAagg ACTATATCAAGGCCTTGAATGGATAGTCGGTCGCTTGAAAAAAACATGA
- the LOC103571233 gene encoding 6-phosphogluconate dehydrogenase, decarboxylating: MSEPTADIALIGLAVMGQNLILNMNDHGFVVCAYNRTTDKVKAFLENEANGTKVIGAFSLEEMVSKLKKPRRVMLLVKAGSAVDAFIDKLIPLLSAGDIIIDGGNSDYRDTERRTIDLEKRGLYYVGSGVSGGEEGARYGPSLMPGGNPKAWPHIKPIFQAICAKANGEPCCDWVGETGAGHFVKMVHNGIEYGDMQLICEAYHIMRDALLMNPEDMAGVFEQWNKGKLDSFLIEITRDILKFKDEKGFLLERIRDTAGQKGTGKLTVNAALEYGVPVTLIAESVFGRFISALQSERIEASSVLGGLMDVYKGDKKEFLKDLGQALYAAKIISYAQGFMLMREAAKVNNWNLNYGGIALMWRGGCIIRSAFLGNIKEAFDKNPKLSSLLMDDFFARAMKECHMSLRKIVSAIVMIGIPMPALSNAIAFYDSYRAKKLPANLLQALRDYFGAHTYELIGQEGVFVHTNWTGRGGNVSASTYDA, translated from the exons ATGAGTGAACC AACGGCAGATATTGCATTGATTGGACTGGCGGTGATGGGCcagaatttaatattaaatatgaatgaCCATGGATTTGTAGTATGTGCTTACAATCGTACAACAGATAAAGTAAAGGCTTTCCTTGAAAATGAAGCCAACGGAACTAAAGTCATTGGAGCATTTAGCCTGGAGGAAATGGTTAGCAAATTAAAGAAACCTAGACGTGTAATGTTGCTGGTAAAAG CCGGCTCTGCTGTTGATGCGTTCATTGATAAGCTGATACCGTTATTGTCAGCTGGAGACATCATAATTGACGGTGGAAACTCCGATTACCGGGACACTGAAAGACGGACGATTGATTTGGAAAAACGGGGGCTTTATTATGTAGGAAGTGGAGTCAGCGGTGGAGAAGAAGGTGCTAGATATGGACCATCATTGATGCCCGGTGGTAATCCGAAGGCATGGCCGCATATAAAACCTATTTTTCAGGCTATTTGTGCCAAAGCAAATGGTGAGCCCTGCTGTGACTGGGTAGGAGAGACTGGAGCTGGACATTTTGTTAAAATGGTCCACAATGGTATTGAGTACGGTGACATGCAATTGATTTGCGAGGCTTATCACATTATGAGAGACGCGTTGCTCATGAATCCTGAAGACATGGCGGGTGTGTTTGAACAGTGGAATAAAGGAAAACtggattcatttttaattgaaattactcGTGATATTTTGAAGTTTAAAGATGAGAAAGGATTTTTGTTGGAGAGAATTCGTGATACTGCTGGTCAAAAAGGAACGGGTAAATTAACTGTAAATGCAGCTCTTGAGTACGGAGTACCGGTTACGCTTATTGCTGAGTCTGTTTTTGGAAGATTTATTTCAGCGTTACAAAGTGAAAGAATTGAAGCCAGCAGCGTTCTCGGTGGGCTAATGGATGTTTATAAAGGAGATAAAAAAGAATTCTTGAAGGATCTAGGTCAGGCATTGTATGCtgctaaaataatttcatatgcTCAGGGATTCATGTTGATGAGAGAGGCTGCCAAAGTTAATAACTGGAACTTAAATTACGGTGGCATTGCTTTGATGTGGAGAGGCGGCTGCATCATTagaag tgcGTTCCTGGGTAATATTAAAGAAGCATTTGATAAAAATCCAAAGCTCTCGAGTCTGCTGATGGATGACTTCTTCGCTCGAGCGATGAAAGAGTGTCACATGAGcttgagaaaaatagtatcaGCAATTGTTATGATTGGGATTCCAATGCCCGCACTTTCTAATGCCATCGCATTCTATGATTCATACAGAGCTAAAAAATTGCCCGCTAATCTGCTCCAGGCTCTGAGGGACTACTTTGGAGCCCACACTTACGAATTAATTGGCCAAGAGGGAGTCTTCGTCCACACAAACTGGACCGGCCGTGGTGGCAATGTCTCCGCATCCACTTACGACGCATAA